AAAGCGACAAACGAGACTTTTCGCGGCTTCAGTTAAGTAATACTTATGTCGCATGTCGGACCGTCTTCCCCCACTGACCGCGCTACGTGCCTTTGAGGCAGCCGCGCGCCACATGTCCTTCGCCAGGGCGGCGCAGGAGCTCAACGTGACTCCCGCTGCGCTATCGTTCCAGATAAAATCACTTGAAGAGCATCTGGGCACGCCTGTGTTTCGTCGGCTAAACCGCGCAGTCGAGTTGACCGCCGCCGGAGCCACCTTGGCACCAGGAACCTCTGATGGGTTTCAGGCCCTAACCGCTGCATGGCGCACGGCCCTACGCCTGCAAGACGACGGTGCCTTGACGGTCACGGCAGGCCCTGCCTTCACTGCGAAATGGCTGGCCCCCCGGTTCTATGAATTTGCCCGCGCCCATCCGGAGATTGATCTTCGGTTCTCCGCCAGCCTGCGCCGGGTAGACCTGATACGCGACGATGTGGATGTCGCCATCCGCTTTGGCTATGGTCCCTACCCGGATGTCTATTCTATGCCGCTTCCGGTCGAATGGGTCATGCCAGTGATGACGCCGGAAATCGCCAGGCAATACCCCACTGTCGCCGCGCTGAAGGATGCGCCGCTGATCCATGATGATTCACTGAATTTCATGTCACCACTGCTCGATTGGGCAGCTTGGTTCAAGATGATGGGCGAAGAGTTCACCCCGATGCATGGCGCGCGCTTCAGCAACGCAGATCACGCGGTAGACGCGGCTTTGGCCGGTGCCGGAGTGGCCCTAGGGAGGCGGGCGCTGGTGGTGAAGGATATCGCCGAAGGACGGCTGGTTACGCCTTTCAGAACGGCACTGACAGGCAAGGCCCGCTTTAGCTTTCTGTGCCAAAAAGGAGCCGAGAACCGGCCCCAAATCGTCGCCTTCCGCGACTGGATACTCGCCGAGATTGAAAAGACGGCTGGGGTATCCGAAGGCTTGACTATTGTCTCGGTGGACAGCTTTACATGAGTAGAAATCGCGCAACCGCTATCGGATTTGTCGCCGTGCTGCTCTGGGCCCTGCTGGCAGTTTTCACCGTTGGCACGGCCCCGACACCGCCGCTGCTGTTGAATGCGCTATGCTTCAGCATTGGCAACTCACTGGGACTGGTCTGGTGTTGGGGCCTGTTGGTCTGGCGTTCTATGTCTGGGACATCGGTGTGAAGCAGGGCGACATCCAGTTGCTGGGCACCAGCTCTTATGCCGCGCCGCTTCTCTCAACCTTGCTCCTGGTGCTGGTAGGGATTCCCCTGCCACTTGGACGCTGGCCGTCGCAGCCTGCCTGATTACGGGCGGAGCCGTTCTCGCCGCCCGCGCCAACCGAGGGCATTCATAGCGGTGCAAACGAAAAGGGGCCATCAGCCGCGCTGATGACCCCTCACATCCAACTTTCAAGCTCCCTATACCGCAGCGGTGAGACCGCAGGTCATATAGGAGCCAAGGCGCTCCTCAAACGGCAAGCTCTTCCGTCGAGAGGCGTTCAATTTCTTCTTTCAGCTTTAGTTTCTGCTTCTTCATCGACGCGATACTTAGCCCGTCTGTGGCGGGCGAACGTTGGGCGTGTTCAACTTCCATGCTCAGATGCTCATGCTTCTTCTTTAGTTCGGTGAGATGCGAGCTGAGGCTCATGTCATTCCTCCTTCTTTGAGCGTGTTGCGTACAAAGTGAGTGGAACACAAGATTATTGCTCTGTCACGCTGCAGAAGCATATATTTTGTCATGAAACCGTCATTTCGGCATGGACCCGCCGAGCGGGGTCCGATTTTTACGAATCATCCGGAAGTATCATCGAGGCCAGGGCAGCGCACACCCGTTGCGAAGGGCCGCCCGAATATCGGGACGGTAGCTCTCGGCATCACACAGATGCGCCTCACCATCATGCAGGATCATCGGCGCATGCAGCTTGAAACCCGCGCGTCCGCCCTTGCGCGCGCGCAGCAACACAAGCTCTGCGCGCCGGCCCACACGGGCGGCCAAGGGCAGAACCTCAAGCGATCCCAGACGCCCCAGACAGGCCTCCAGCATTTCCGGCAGGCGATCGGCTCGCTGGATCATATGGAGATATCCTTTGTGGCAGAGACGCCGCGCGGCCGTGTCGAACCAGACGCTCAGTTCGGTTGCTCCACCAAGCGCGATTTGCCGCCCAACATCCTGCGCGGGGCTGTGTGCACCTGCACGATAATAGGGCGGGTTGGCGATCACCTGGTCAAATTGCTGTTGCCGTAAATCCGCTGGCAACGCCGCCAGATCCGCCTCAACCACGGTCATATCGACCGAGTTCAGCGCGGCATTGCGTCGCGCCAGATCCGCATAGTCGGCTTGGAGTTCCACACCGGTCAGGTCTAGGTCCGGCACCCGAGCCGCCAGACACAAAAGCCCCGGCCCACCACCGCAGCCCAGCTCCAGCACCCTATCGCCGGGGCGAGCAGGGACAGCAGCGGCCAGCAATACCGGATCTACACCCGCGCGATATCCCTGTATTGGCTGCAACAGCTGCACTTGCCCGCCCAGGAACGCGTCCTGACTAAGCGCCGCGTCATCAAAGCCGGGCATCAGCGCAACGGGATGTCATTATCGCGCATCACGCGCTCAGCAGCTGCATGATCATCGCTGCGCACCATCAACCTGCGGGGGAAGATTCCGATGCCGCCTTCAAGGATGCTCATATTTACGTCCATTTGAAAGCAGTCTATATCCTCACCCTCAAGAAGGGCGGTGGCAAAGGCCATGATGGTTGGGTCGGTGCTGCGCAAAAGTTCCTTCATAGGGATGGATCTAAGGGCAAGGCCCGCGCCTTGTCGAGCCTTGCAAGCGGGAAAACGATGAATCAAATCCTGACGCAAAAGCCGCATGACATGCTGGCCGCGACACTCAGCGACGAAATGGCAGCGGTGAATACGCTGATCCAGACCCGGATGGCGTCCAAACACGCCCCGCGCATTCCCGAAGTAACGGCGCATCTTGTTGAGGCCGGCGGCAAACGCCTGCGCCCGATGCTGACGCTCGCGGCAGCGCGCCTCTGTGGATACAGCGGCGACAACCATGTGAAACTGGCGGCCACTGTGGAGTTCATCCACACAGCCACCCTGCTACATGACGATGTGGTCGACGAAAGCGGCCAACGGCGTGGCCGACCGACGGCCAACCTCCTCTGGGACAACAAAAGCTCGGTCCTGGTGGGAGATTACCTGTTTGCCCGCAGCTTTCAGTTGATGGTGGAAACGGGATCGTTGCGGGTTCTCGACATCCTCGCCAATGCGTCTGCCACGATCGCCGAAGGCGAAGTCCTGCAGATGACTGCAGCCAGTGATCTGGCCACGGACGAGGGGATCTATCTTCAGGTTGTGCGGGGCAAAACCGCAGCTTTGTTTTCAGCAGCCACGCAAGCAGGTGGTGTTGTGGCCAATGCGCCCGAAACACAGATCGATGCACTGTTTGCCTATGGCGATGCGCTCGGCATTGCCTTTCAGATCGCCGATGATCTTCTGGATTATCAGGGCGATAGCGCCGCGACGGGCAAGAACGTCGGTGATGATTTCCGCGAACGCAAGCTGACCCTGCCGGTGATCAAAGCCGTGGCACAGGCCACCGCTGAGGAGCGCGGCTTCTGGGTCCGAACTATTGAGAAGGGGCGTCAGGATGAGGGCGATCTGGATCACGCACTGGCTCTGATGGACAAATACGACACCCTGACAGCAACCCGCCACGACGCCATGGATTGGGTGGCAAAGGCACAGAACGCATTGACCGCGCTGCCCGATGATCCCATCCGCCAGATGCTGCATGATCTGGCCGACTACGTTGTGGCCCGGCTCGCCTGATATCTGAAAAATAAAGTGGCGTTTCCGCCAAGACGAAGCCAGCGCCCATGCGCTGGCTTTTTCACTATCAGGGCATCAGGCCAGCAGACGCCCCGCACGCACCCACCAGTCAGCATGTGCCGACCGCAGCTGGCCTGCGGCGGCCTCTGCCTCTGCATCTGTTGAGTAGAGACCATAGCAGGTCGCGCCCGACCCGGACATCGCGTGATACAGGGGGTCCGTCCCAGATAGTTCCTCCAGAACCGTTCCGATCACAGGTTCCAACCGGATAGCTGGCGGCTGCAGATCGTTGCGCTGCATCTTAAGCCATGCTGCCAGATCGCCAACAGAGTCCCAGGTAGGAAGCTCGGCAGGCATGGCCGGATTGTCCCGTTTGCCCATGGCGCGAAAAATCGCGGGCGTGGCCACGGACACGCCCGGGTTTATGAGCACAATCGCGCAGTCTGGCAACGGTGGCAGACCGTCCAGGCGCTCCCCTATCCCACGCATCCGCTGCGTGCTCTGCGACATACAGACCGGCACATCGGCACCTAGCGGAAGCACATCCTGCGTGCCCGGCAGGGGCAGCCCCCACAATCCAGACAGCGCCCGGAGAGTCGCCGCCGCATCAGAGGACCCCCCACCGATACCCGACGCAGGCGGCAGGTTTTTCTCCAGTGACAGCGCAGCCCCGCGCACAGGATCCATCAGCGCTGCGGCCTGCATCATCAGATTGCTGTCATCCACCGGCACGCCTGCTGCCATCGGCCCAGTCACCTGCAGCGATCGCTCATCCGCTGCAGCAACCGTGATCCGGTCTCCGATATCGGCAAAAACCACCAGCGAATCGAGAAGATGATAGCCATCCGCGCGCTGGCCGGTCACATGCAGGGTCA
The nucleotide sequence above comes from Phaeobacter inhibens DSM 16374. Encoded proteins:
- the gcvA gene encoding transcriptional regulator GcvA; translated protein: MSDRLPPLTALRAFEAAARHMSFARAAQELNVTPAALSFQIKSLEEHLGTPVFRRLNRAVELTAAGATLAPGTSDGFQALTAAWRTALRLQDDGALTVTAGPAFTAKWLAPRFYEFARAHPEIDLRFSASLRRVDLIRDDVDVAIRFGYGPYPDVYSMPLPVEWVMPVMTPEIARQYPTVAALKDAPLIHDDSLNFMSPLLDWAAWFKMMGEEFTPMHGARFSNADHAVDAALAGAGVALGRRALVVKDIAEGRLVTPFRTALTGKARFSFLCQKGAENRPQIVAFRDWILAEIEKTAGVSEGLTIVSVDSFT
- a CDS encoding YdcH family protein, which codes for MSLSSHLTELKKKHEHLSMEVEHAQRSPATDGLSIASMKKQKLKLKEEIERLSTEELAV
- a CDS encoding tRNA1(Val) (adenine(37)-N6)-methyltransferase, coding for MPGFDDAALSQDAFLGGQVQLLQPIQGYRAGVDPVLLAAAVPARPGDRVLELGCGGGPGLLCLAARVPDLDLTGVELQADYADLARRNAALNSVDMTVVEADLAALPADLRQQQFDQVIANPPYYRAGAHSPAQDVGRQIALGGATELSVWFDTAARRLCHKGYLHMIQRADRLPEMLEACLGRLGSLEVLPLAARVGRRAELVLLRARKGGRAGFKLHAPMILHDGEAHLCDAESYRPDIRAALRNGCALPWPR
- a CDS encoding putative signal transducing protein, producing the protein MKELLRSTDPTIMAFATALLEGEDIDCFQMDVNMSILEGGIGIFPRRLMVRSDDHAAAERVMRDNDIPLR
- a CDS encoding polyprenyl synthetase family protein, which translates into the protein MNQILTQKPHDMLAATLSDEMAAVNTLIQTRMASKHAPRIPEVTAHLVEAGGKRLRPMLTLAAARLCGYSGDNHVKLAATVEFIHTATLLHDDVVDESGQRRGRPTANLLWDNKSSVLVGDYLFARSFQLMVETGSLRVLDILANASATIAEGEVLQMTAASDLATDEGIYLQVVRGKTAALFSAATQAGGVVANAPETQIDALFAYGDALGIAFQIADDLLDYQGDSAATGKNVGDDFRERKLTLPVIKAVAQATAEERGFWVRTIEKGRQDEGDLDHALALMDKYDTLTATRHDAMDWVAKAQNALTALPDDPIRQMLHDLADYVVARLA
- a CDS encoding 4-(cytidine 5'-diphospho)-2-C-methyl-D-erythritol kinase, which produces MTVEAFAPAKINLTLHVTGQRADGYHLLDSLVVFADIGDRITVAAADERSLQVTGPMAAGVPVDDSNLMMQAAALMDPVRGAALSLEKNLPPASGIGGGSSDAAATLRALSGLWGLPLPGTQDVLPLGADVPVCMSQSTQRMRGIGERLDGLPPLPDCAIVLINPGVSVATPAIFRAMGKRDNPAMPAELPTWDSVGDLAAWLKMQRNDLQPPAIRLEPVIGTVLEELSGTDPLYHAMSGSGATCYGLYSTDAEAEAAAGQLRSAHADWWVRAGRLLA